The sequence ctttagcttagctttagcttagctttagcttagctttagcttagctttagctagtTTTAGCTTAAGCCAGCTTAAGCGAAGCTTAGCTTGAAGCTTAGTTTTGTTTAGCGAAGCTTTAGTTTAGCTCTGTAGCGAAGAGCTAGCCCCAGCAAGTTAGCTTTAGCTAGCGAAGTTAGCGAAGTTTAGCCCTAGCTTTTAGCCCCAGCTTAGCGTTTAGCAGCTCAGTTCCCAGCTCCCACCAGCTGTTACTCCCACCCCAGCCCCAGCTCCCACCTGTTAGCCTGTTCCTGTTGCCCCTGTTCCCAGCCTCACTCAGCCCCAGCTCAGCCCACCAGTTCCCACCTGTCAGCTCTGTTCCTGCTCCCAGCCCCTGCCCAGCTCCTGTTCCCACCCCAGCCCATCCCTGTTCCCAGCCCCTGTTCCAGCCTCACcacccctgttcccaccccaccccaccccagctCCCAGCTCCCCAGCCCCTGTTCCAGCCCAGCCCCACCCACTGTTCCTGTTCCCCACCCCTGTTCCAcccctgttcccagccccactGCCCAGCCTGTCTGTTCCCAGCTCCCAGCCCACCTCAGCCCACCCCACCCCACTCCCACCTGTTCCCCAGCCCAgctcctgttcctgttcccacccACTCCCAGCCTGTCCACTCCACCAGCCCCACCCCTGTTCCCAGCTCCCCAGCCCCTGTTCACCAGCCCAGCCCAGCCCCAGCTCCACCCTGTTCCTCACCCACCCTGTTCCCCAGCCCTGCACTCCAGCTCCTGTTCCCACCCCCCcagccccaccccaccccacctgtTCCCAGCCCCAGCCCAGCTCCCAGCCCAGCTCCCCACTCAGCCCCCAGCCCACCCAGCCCAGCCCCAGCCTCACCCCAGCTCCCAGCTCAGCTCCCTCAGCTCCCAGCTCCCAGCCCCCACTGTTCCCACCCCAGGCTCACTCAGCCCAGCCCCACCTGTTCCCAGCCTCCCAGCCCCACTCACCCCAGGCCTCACCCCAGCCCTGTCTCCCCAGCTCCCACCTCAGCCCCTGTTCCCAGCCTCCAGCTCAGCCCCAGCCCAGCCTCACCTCAGCCTGTTCCCACTCCAGCCCCCACCCCCAGCTCCCCACCTTCAGCCTGTTCAGCCTCACCAGCCTCCCACCAGCCTCAGCTCAGCTCCCACTCAGCTCCTGTTCCCAGCTCAGTTTAGCAGCTAGCTAGCCTTTTTAGCACCCCTCTTTAGCTCAGCTcccagcttagctttagcttagctttagtttagctttagcttagttttTAGCTTATTTAGCTAgccagcttagctttagctttagccttagcttagtttagctagctttagccagctttagcttagctttagcctagcttttagcttagcttagcttcagctttagcttagctttagcttagctttagcttagctttagcttagctttagcttagctttagcttagctttagcttagctttagcttagctttagcttagctttagcttagctttagcttagctttagcttagctttagcttagctggttaactggttaaagcaccagtctagcgtactgagcatcgtgggttcgagtcaaattgaaagaaagtggtttcaatacatttttcaaatcataatcttccacataatgtacacattcacatctgagttttcagaacattgaaaattagccagttATATTTAAATCTCCGTcgaatcgaaattaatttattggcttttttcggtgataattatactactcaaagcgaaagggagtcgatgaaagtaatgaagatacagattcgattgacaccgtaagcgagcggcaagtgtgaaattaATAGAAACTGAacttatatatttttctaagaaactgaagattagcagagggccatattaGAGAACAagaattgttgaaatcgctgttattctgtcGAATCtatatcttcattactttcatcgacTCCcattcgctttgagtagtataattatcaccgaaaaaggccaataaattaatttctataaagtcacgcggtgatcaaagctttcgTAATATTTAAATCTTGTTCTACAATCTATTTGATATTTAGTGCAATAATTCGTTACGCACTCTGTAGATGATCAAGTATCGAGGACGAACTCGTTAGCTTCATGAATGTCCCGAAACAAGTAAGGGACCTTCACAAATTACTTAACGCTGTAGGATGAGGGAGGAGGTCAGACCAAGCGttacaatccatacaaaataaataaatatatataaaaattaacCTTCCATACTACAAGTGTTACGTTGGGGAGGGGtcatcaaatttagcgttacacaatttgtgaaagaaccctaaAATGGTTTACTCGCCTCTCCCGAAGAAGACGTTTGTGGGTTGCCCGACGTGTGAGTCCCTTATGGGAATGGTTCAGGCTTACCAAAATGATAGAAAGAGAAGCAGTTGACCTAGCAGAGAGCCTAGGGGCTTCACGACGAAAGGTCATGTAAATAAAGGATCGGTATTTGGAATGCTGATTTCCGTAGTCAGCGTCACTATTGGCTTCGGGGCTGTTATTAGCACCGAATGTTTGACCCCTAAATACTTCGAACGATCTCATTCAAGTAGAAAACGTAGATAGTAGAAAAAAAACTCCCCcctaaaaattggaaattttccataaaaaatatgaaattaccGATACAGAAAGtggggtatgagcaataaataaatataaattttccacaaacaataaagaattttccacaaaacaaaaaatattagcacttttaaaagcaataattggaattataaaagaagaattttccataaagaaatcaaaatattccactgaaaaaatacaaaattttcataagtAAACAATACACTAGGTGAAATAAAATTGGTTccatcatgtttgtttgctaatatttttttaattacgattttttaaatatttttttgacgaATCGTTTACCTTTTCTATAAAAGTAGCGAGTGATTGCAACACAAAGGTTTTCTTAGGAATAAGGGTCTAGATAACACGCTAATCTCTCAAAACTCTTTATATTTTTCCCAAAAATCTGGTTGTAGTCAACTCAGAGTTGTGAGTCGCTGCAGTATCAAGCTGGAAAGTTAGTTATAGGTCCATGAATGATTCGCCGTGCTTGATTATGCTTATCTCTAGCATTCCGAAGTTATTCTCCGACTTAATCCTCGTCAATACTCATAGCCATAAAAGACTTACTCgaaattgaaaaactttcaatttctcGGTTTTTTACGTAATTGGTCTACATTAATATTGATGTAATGCActgaaaaattgtgaaatgaaTGTGTCATTTGTGTCGCGCACTTGTATCGTGGATGCAGACAATCATGGAACACTTGTTGGATTCGACGTGCGAAAAGATTGCACTTTTCACTTTCGATACTTGCTGCGCTTCCTTCAAGAAACATGGGACAGGGCAATCCAGATTCCTTTCGCTCCGAGTTCACAAATGACCAGAAACTTTTTGGATTCGTTCGCAGTCTTGTTTCCGTGCGTTTGACGTGGCGATTGTAGAGAAAAAGATTGTAGTTCCGATAGCGATTACTTGCAAAGCTGAATTGCCGTTTGTAGTACGGCAGTCGACAGTTGCTGTATCATCAAAAGGCAGCTGATAACAGGTGCACCGTCAACGGGAAAACCCCGCCCAGTGTAAATCAGCTTGATACAGAGTGCTGGTGAGCTCAGATAAAATCGAGCCCAGTTACTGCACATGCTCACTGATTACTGCGCTGTTATTCGAGCAGGTGGCAGGTAAACGACTCCAAGACTGAGTGTGTTGTGTGGAATTTCTACGATAACCCACAGCTGCTCAAGTAGATTGGAAACGGGTGCGGGATCCAAATAGTACGTAAAATTGGTTGATACAGCAATCAGGACTCCCCTGCCTCGTGCTTTTTGACTGTTGAGGGGGGATCGATCAGTCCTAAATACGGTATATAGCGATCCGAAAAGCAGAGTTGAGTATGAGCGATCGTCCAACCAAGTTTCTGTCACCACAATTAAGTCGTACTCAGCCTCAGACACAGCCAGAAAAAATGAATCGATGTTTGTTCTCAGTCCTCGAATGTTCTGGTAGTAAATTCGGAGACCATTCGAAAGTCATTTCCTGGAGCTAGAAACCGAAGCGATTTCATGCACTACGTGTTCTGAATTGACAATGCACTCGCCTGAGGTTGCAGGCCGTTAGACCCCTTATCCATCACCGATTACAGGACCAGGGAGATGACGATGGCGGGTGGCAGCATGGAGCGCGACTGGGTCGGGTGTTTCGGGGGCTTCCTCAGTGCCTGTAGTAGGTGGCCCCAGAACCGACAAGTAGGCAGCAGCTGAGATGACAGATACACACCGACGGCTAGAAGGTGAGGGTTGGTCAGGAGTCGGAAGTTCAGGAATACAACTATACATGCCTGGAGTTGCAGGCCGGAAGCCTCAGTTGCCATCACCAACTGCAGGACCGGGACGATGACGAAGGTGGATGTTAGTGGAGAGCGGGACTGAGTTGGGATGCGGGGAGGCTTCCTCAATACCTGTTGCATGGTGTCCCGGGTCCGAGGATGTAGAAGAGGGTAGAGCTGTCCTAGTATAATTCGTTAGTTTTTTGCCAGATCAACGAATTCTCGAAATTGTATTCCGGAGGGCCAAAAAGCAGGATCAAgcgccaattttttttataccaGGATCCAGACCGATCTTGAATGAAACAAACGTCATGTTGGATGTGTATTTTCCCTTTGGAACCAAACGTATGATGTCGATCAAATCTGGAGAGCACAAACATTGCAATACAATATTTTTCACATCGTCATCAGTAATGAGCGGGCTTAATCGCGACATCCCTTAACCCCTCATTTTACTGAGGAGATTCAAGTAGGCGATAAGGTCGACCCTTTAGCCCGACGAAGTGGGCTTTATCGGTCGCACCCCCGATCGTCAGATAGAATGTGGCAAGGTAGAGGAAGTGCCCATCGAAATCAAGATGGCTGGGGTACCCTTGCTAAGGTCGTTAATGCAGTTAAGACTGGCCACAAGGAGAGCGGAGGCCAGAAAACCGAGGTGATTACGGACATCCTGAACGTAGTCATGTCCTCTCTGGACAATCATGGGAAATACAGCAAAGACATGAAGAAGTTGTCCGTGCTAATCCTCTGAAACATCGTCGTAGAGGCAAAGCAGGAATGGAGGTCTATGCTGGAGGCTAATGAGGAGGCGGAAGGAAAGATCCGTCAACTTACCGAGGAAAAGGAGTTCGCAGAGAGTCCAGATGGAGAGGCCAGAAAGGAGACGGAATTGAAGATTCAATTACTTACTGAAAAAAGCAGCTGCCAGAATGTTATACTGCGAAACGCATGGTTGTCACTGGGGAGACTCCAAAGCTATGTAAGGCGGGAATGGCAACCGACTCGTAGGGAGCTAGTGCCAAGCTGGTATCACAGGTGAGGACAGTTACTGAGATCCACCGGGAGAAGGTTGAGCAGGTTGCCGACCCTACGAAACAGCAGAAACTATTACCTGCATCAGCACGAAATGCAGAAGTTCGCTGGGATGAAGGCCTGCCATAGGTGGAGGTTGTGAATCCTAAAAAGGCGAAGAAGGAGCGAAAAGCTGCAGTGCCCTTTCCAACGGTCACGGCAGGAACGACAGAGCCGAAGCAATTATCGTCAAGGCTGACGGTAAGAGCTACGCTGAAGCCCTGAAGGCCATGAAGAGCGATGAGATttgatttccgtttacccttgctcacgaaaaaaaaaacaatggtgaACATTGGAGGTATGGAAATTTATCATTGCCGACTACTGACAAATGGAAAGATCGGTAATGATCAGCAGCCGCATATGCACAATTCAGGCTAAATGAAAACAGTTCGGGTTACCGGCTCGAATATGGTTTCGGGTAATACGGTAAAGGGCACGGAAAAATGGCGTAGGCAGCTCTCTCCGGCCAGCCACGTGCATCGCTGGGATATTCGTCGAAGCTGGAGAGTGAGGTCGTATGCGGGGACTGTGGTATGAAGGGCCTCACAATACTcgctaaaa comes from Armigeres subalbatus isolate Guangzhou_Male chromosome 2, GZ_Asu_2, whole genome shotgun sequence and encodes:
- the LOC134210428 gene encoding uncharacterized protein LOC134210428, yielding MLRGGSVPVWDPHSAPAQPTSSHLSALFLLPAPAQLLFPPQPIPVPSPCSSLTTPVPTPPHPSSQLPSPCSSPAPPTVPVPHPCSTPVPSPTAQPVCSQLPAHLSPPHPTPTCSPAQLLFLFPPTPSLSTPPAPPLFPAPQPLFTSPAQPQLHPVPHPPCSPALHSSSCSHPPSPTPPHLFPAPAQLPAQLPTQPPAHPAQPQPHPSSQLSSLSSQLPAPTVPTPGSLSPAPPVPSLPAPLTPGLTPALSPQLPPQPLFPASSSAPAQPHLSLFPLQPPPPAPHLQPVQPHQPPTSLSSAPTQLLFPAQFSS